One genomic window of Methanosarcina acetivorans C2A includes the following:
- the istA gene encoding IS21-like element ISMac9 family transposase has translation MLKKEDLFLIRDLSSQNLSISEIARQTGFDRKTVRKYLQLKTLPEPQKRPGRKSKLDPYKPYMLKKLEEGSYTTARLYREIKEMGFDGGMTIVKDFVREVRPQQGVPAVFRYETKPGVQAQVDWAEMGTVEVDGKIKKLFCFNMILGYSRMKYVEFTLGIDTSTLIQCHLNAFEYFGGFTQEILYDNMKQVVIKRALKSSDSEWNSQFEDFFKCFGFIPRLCRPYRPQTKGKIENTVGYVKRDFFLGRRFTSLEDLNAQVHRWLERVNSTVHGTTYQIPLERFKEEKLIPLDQVPPYKVVHKETRKVSRDCYISFLGNKYSVPYRFAGRTAELQIFEGIFEVYVDYEKVCEHEILSGNCRVSRKKEHFQGLLSEILKENSKCKKELQIPLKFSGPEVEKRSLDIYETFSDGDFE, from the coding sequence TGAGCATTAGTGAAATCGCCAGACAAACCGGTTTTGACAGGAAAACTGTGAGGAAATATCTCCAGCTGAAAACCTTACCTGAACCCCAGAAACGTCCCGGAAGAAAGAGCAAGCTTGATCCATATAAACCTTATATGCTCAAAAAGCTTGAAGAAGGCTCCTACACTACTGCTCGGCTCTATCGGGAAATCAAAGAAATGGGTTTTGATGGAGGAATGACCATCGTCAAGGACTTTGTAAGAGAAGTCCGACCTCAGCAGGGAGTCCCTGCTGTATTCCGCTATGAAACAAAACCAGGTGTACAGGCTCAGGTTGACTGGGCAGAGATGGGAACAGTTGAGGTTGATGGAAAGATAAAGAAACTCTTTTGCTTCAACATGATTCTTGGATATTCCAGGATGAAATATGTTGAATTTACACTGGGCATAGACACTTCCACTCTTATCCAGTGTCATCTGAACGCCTTTGAGTACTTTGGAGGATTTACACAGGAGATTCTCTATGATAACATGAAACAGGTTGTTATCAAAAGAGCCTTAAAATCATCAGATTCTGAATGGAACTCACAGTTTGAGGATTTCTTCAAATGCTTTGGTTTTATTCCACGGTTATGCAGGCCTTACAGGCCTCAGACAAAAGGTAAAATTGAAAATACGGTAGGCTATGTCAAGAGGGATTTCTTCCTTGGAAGACGATTTACCTCTCTCGAAGACCTGAACGCCCAAGTTCACAGGTGGTTGGAAAGGGTAAATTCAACTGTCCACGGAACAACCTATCAAATCCCCCTTGAACGTTTTAAGGAGGAGAAACTGATCCCTCTGGATCAGGTTCCTCCTTACAAAGTTGTCCATAAGGAGACCAGAAAGGTCTCCAGAGACTGTTATATTTCGTTCCTTGGAAATAAGTATTCTGTTCCTTACAGGTTTGCAGGAAGAACTGCAGAGCTTCAGATTTTTGAAGGAATATTCGAGGTCTATGTTGATTATGAGAAGGTTTGTGAACATGAAATTCTTTCAGGTAATTGTAGGGTTTCCAGAAAAAAGGAACATTTTCAGGGCCTCCTGAGTGAGATTCTTAAAGAGAATTCAAAATGCAAGAAAGAATTACAGATTCCGTTGAAGTTCTCAGGTCCTGAAGTTGAAAAGAGGTCTCTTGACATCTATGAAACATTCAGTGACGGTGATTTTGAATGA
- a CDS encoding disaggregatase related repeat-containing protein gives MERKLLMLFLVALTLLINIQIVLCASPTAPIVYIDTDGSGDYNCDGKNDHIEINEALSFVNKNSDFTTVHLNGSNTYWINDTLYIGSNTILEGDSDAVIKLIDYANWNIEYKGFIEAKQDLEKNITIRGFEIDGNCKNQYEKIGNSFYNMINLKKSYNVTVHDMYLHDGLGDGIKVFHDYSREYETVPTNINVYNNTIFEIGHDAVWLKHSSNASIYNNNITIKADAAIRLTETMHIKIYNNTITSNYKGYAGIELDKKMTDRLMDDIEIYNNLIYHTHAWAIWLVGYGKYDKDKAKGVWIHHNVIYDTGTSSTLHEAGGIVVQGFNNTIIENNVIDGNRKYGVAYELYPAYGIPKDNGFVTIVRNNIISNTIRNVADVGSGWGVKDCDPSNHTFILEYNCVYNSAAGNYVNVAPTTDINVDPLYADISNRDYHLKSKAGRWSNAGWTTDNVSSPCIDAGHPLSDYSNEPEDNGDRINIGAYGNTKYASNSGDAPININHPPVMDPIPSATVEIGKTLNFEVNASDEDGDSLTYSVLDIPEEATFDGNSRIFSWTPISGQEGSYTVIFEVSDGELKDSTTANITVVENDSNPDEDIKIYDNRLREASPDTVIQNKPFIDVGGTDNVGRYRDVMWFNLSEYSDQKISKAIISLYWYYPEESRPEDTVIEVYRPASWNPSYVSWNNRDNGVKWTNAGGDWYDKEGVSQGNTPYAKFTIKGKELPDNRYYELDITDLVKEYVSGEYENTGFLIKARSESNNYIAFYSSDCGNESQEPKLKITKQVPAEPVNVAITGAKDNRLREASPDTVFQDKPFIDVGGTDDVGRYRDVMWFNLSEYSDQEISKAIISLYWYYPEESRPEDTVIEVYRPASWNPSYVSWNNRDNGVKWTNAGGDWYDKEGVSQGNTPYAKFTIKGKELPDNRYYELDITDLVKEYVSGEYENTGFLIKAKTESNNYIAFYSNDWEIESQRPILNMRIVQ, from the coding sequence ATGGAAAGAAAGTTACTGATGCTATTTCTAGTAGCATTAACTCTATTAATAAATATTCAAATAGTACTATGCGCTTCGCCTACAGCGCCAATTGTATACATCGACACAGACGGTAGTGGTGACTACAACTGCGATGGAAAAAATGATCATATCGAAATAAATGAAGCACTTTCATTTGTAAACAAAAACTCTGATTTTACAACCGTCCATCTCAACGGTTCAAATACGTATTGGATAAACGATACGCTATATATTGGAAGCAACACAATATTGGAAGGAGATTCAGATGCTGTAATAAAACTGATTGATTACGCAAACTGGAATATAGAATATAAAGGATTTATTGAAGCAAAACAGGATCTTGAAAAGAATATAACCATACGCGGATTTGAGATAGATGGAAACTGCAAAAACCAGTATGAAAAAATTGGAAACAGTTTCTATAACATGATCAACCTGAAAAAAAGTTATAATGTAACTGTCCATGACATGTATCTCCACGACGGACTGGGGGACGGAATTAAAGTATTCCATGATTATTCAAGAGAATATGAAACTGTTCCGACAAATATCAATGTGTACAACAACACTATATTTGAAATTGGACATGATGCCGTATGGTTAAAACATTCGTCAAACGCGTCCATATATAACAACAATATCACTATAAAGGCAGACGCAGCCATTCGATTAACAGAAACGATGCATATCAAGATTTACAATAACACGATAACATCAAATTATAAAGGATATGCTGGAATAGAGCTGGATAAAAAAATGACTGATCGTTTAATGGACGATATAGAAATTTACAATAACTTAATTTATCATACACATGCATGGGCAATCTGGTTAGTAGGCTACGGCAAATATGATAAAGACAAAGCTAAGGGAGTATGGATTCATCATAACGTAATTTATGACACAGGAACATCGTCTACCCTTCATGAAGCAGGTGGAATTGTAGTTCAGGGATTTAATAACACCATAATTGAAAATAATGTAATAGATGGAAACAGAAAGTACGGTGTTGCATACGAACTATATCCAGCCTACGGAATCCCAAAAGATAATGGATTCGTGACTATTGTTAGAAATAATATAATTTCAAACACTATTCGAAATGTCGCAGATGTAGGTTCAGGCTGGGGAGTGAAAGATTGTGATCCTTCGAATCACACGTTTATACTGGAATACAACTGTGTATACAATAGCGCTGCTGGAAATTACGTAAATGTCGCCCCGACTACAGACATAAATGTTGATCCATTGTACGCCGACATCTCAAATCGTGATTACCACCTCAAATCAAAAGCCGGAAGATGGAGTAATGCCGGATGGACAACTGATAACGTAAGTTCCCCCTGTATTGATGCAGGGCACCCGTTGTCTGATTATTCAAACGAACCTGAAGATAACGGAGACAGGATCAATATAGGAGCTTACGGGAACACAAAATACGCTTCAAATTCAGGAGACGCACCGATAAACATCAACCATCCCCCTGTAATGGATCCTATCCCATCTGCTACAGTTGAGATCGGAAAAACTCTTAATTTTGAAGTAAATGCTTCAGATGAAGACGGAGACAGCCTTACATACTCCGTTTTAGACATTCCGGAAGAAGCAACATTTGATGGAAATTCCAGAATATTCAGCTGGACCCCGATTTCAGGCCAGGAAGGATCCTACACAGTAATTTTTGAAGTGAGTGACGGAGAATTGAAAGACTCCACTACTGCAAATATAACAGTAGTCGAAAATGATAGCAACCCGGATGAGGACATAAAAATATATGATAACCGCCTGCGGGAAGCTTCCCCAGATACGGTTATCCAGAACAAACCTTTCATTGATGTAGGGGGCACTGACAACGTAGGAAGGTACAGAGACGTTATGTGGTTTAACCTGAGCGAATATTCAGACCAGAAAATCAGTAAGGCAATTATCTCTCTTTACTGGTACTATCCAGAAGAATCAAGGCCTGAAGATACAGTCATTGAAGTTTACAGGCCGGCTTCCTGGAATCCCAGTTATGTGAGCTGGAATAACAGGGATAATGGCGTGAAATGGACGAATGCTGGAGGAGACTGGTACGACAAAGAAGGTGTTTCTCAGGGAAACACACCATATGCTAAGTTCACCATAAAAGGAAAAGAACTTCCAGACAACAGGTATTACGAACTTGATATAACTGATCTTGTTAAAGAATATGTAAGTGGGGAATACGAAAACACTGGATTCCTGATTAAAGCCCGCAGTGAAAGCAATAACTATATTGCATTCTACAGCAGTGACTGCGGAAACGAAAGTCAGGAGCCAAAGCTTAAGATAACAAAGCAAGTACCCGCAGAACCAGTAAACGTAGCAATTACTGGTGCCAAGGATAACCGCCTGCGGGAAGCTTCCCCGGATACGGTTTTCCAGGACAAACCTTTCATTGATGTAGGGGGCACTGACGACGTAGGAAGGTACAGAGACGTTATGTGGTTTAACCTGAGCGAATATTCAGACCAGGAAATCAGTAAGGCAATTATCTCTCTTTACTGGTACTATCCAGAAGAATCAAGGCCTGAAGATACAGTCATTGAAGTTTACAGGCCGGCTTCCTGGAATCCCAGTTATGTGAGCTGGAATAACAGGGATAATGGCGTGAAATGGACGAATGCTGGAGGAGACTGGTACGACAAAGAAGGTGTTTCTCAGGGAAACACACCATATGCTAAGTTCACCATAAAAGGAAAAGAACTTCCAGACAACAGGTATTACGAACTTGATATAACTGATCTTGTTAAAGAATATGTAAGTGGGGAATACGAAAACACTGGATTCCTGATCAAAGCAAAAACTGAAAGCAATAACTACATTGCATTCTACAGCAATGACTGGGAAATCGAAAGCCAGAGACCGATACTGAATATGAGAATAGTACAATAA
- a CDS encoding IS1634-like element ISMac5 family transposase, translating to MAEKNSSRRVESSLKRTRFLGHLGLMAGVFRELEVDKLIDEKLPKERDHTVPHSVCILAMLLNGLGFVGQRLYLFPDFFKNISTERLFGDGITREDLNQYVIGETLDRIVKYGPTKLFTEIALHIMTRLPIPVHCLHADTTSVSVYGDYDDEETESIDITFGIPKNGRWDLKQFVLSLIVNQHGIPLFMNTHSGNSSDKNTILEAIQSLKSVLRPESEVYYVADSSFYTDNNIKNMGKSFWISRVPATITEAKELLTANLNLKTLKSDERYSFYQTFVEYGGIKQKWVLLLSHKMKEKKEQTLRTKLEKEVEKAEKSFKELKGEDFFCEEDALKAAEKWIQDFPSVSFEKVDVKSIKKRELGKRGRPSKDEQLKTYYRINGIIKVNDAFVLNEMDKMGLFILASNDINLSPEDMLKYYKGQDNVEKGFRFLKSNTFSISKVYLKNKKRIEALTMIMVLCLMIYSIAEWKLRTKLEEENETIPDQKGKQTKRPTMRWIFFNFQGITELIYQNEGQMKSEILNMEEIHWKILGLMGEKYENIYL from the coding sequence ATGGCAGAAAAAAACAGCAGTAGAAGAGTTGAATCCTCCCTAAAACGTACAAGGTTCTTAGGTCACCTTGGTCTTATGGCTGGAGTTTTCCGAGAACTTGAGGTTGACAAACTGATCGATGAAAAACTTCCCAAAGAAAGGGATCATACTGTCCCTCACTCAGTCTGCATCCTTGCCATGTTGCTCAATGGTCTTGGTTTCGTAGGGCAACGTCTATACCTGTTTCCTGATTTTTTTAAAAACATTTCTACGGAAAGGCTTTTCGGAGACGGTATAACAAGAGAGGATCTGAATCAATACGTTATCGGAGAGACTCTTGACAGAATCGTAAAATATGGCCCTACAAAACTGTTTACGGAAATTGCTCTTCACATTATGACTCGTCTCCCTATTCCTGTTCATTGTTTACACGCTGACACTACAAGTGTCAGCGTTTATGGGGATTATGATGACGAAGAAACTGAGTCTATTGACATTACTTTTGGAATTCCCAAAAACGGAAGATGGGACCTCAAACAATTTGTACTTAGTTTGATTGTTAATCAGCATGGGATACCTCTTTTCATGAACACACATTCAGGAAATTCTTCCGACAAAAACACAATTCTGGAAGCGATCCAGTCTCTCAAATCAGTTTTAAGACCTGAAAGCGAAGTTTACTACGTCGCTGATAGTTCCTTTTACACAGACAATAATATCAAGAACATGGGAAAGTCATTCTGGATCAGTCGTGTTCCTGCAACAATTACCGAGGCAAAGGAACTGCTAACTGCAAATCTGAACCTGAAAACGCTAAAAAGCGACGAAAGATACTCATTTTATCAAACCTTTGTGGAATATGGTGGAATCAAACAAAAGTGGGTTTTGCTGCTTTCTCACAAGATGAAAGAGAAGAAAGAGCAAACTCTCAGGACGAAGCTTGAAAAAGAGGTTGAAAAAGCAGAGAAGTCTTTTAAAGAACTGAAAGGAGAGGACTTTTTTTGCGAAGAGGATGCATTAAAAGCTGCAGAAAAATGGATTCAAGATTTCCCTTCTGTCTCATTTGAAAAAGTAGATGTGAAATCCATTAAAAAACGTGAGTTGGGGAAAAGAGGCAGACCTTCAAAAGATGAGCAATTAAAGACTTATTACAGGATTAATGGAATCATAAAGGTTAATGATGCTTTTGTTTTAAATGAAATGGATAAAATGGGACTTTTTATTCTTGCAAGTAATGATATCAATCTTTCTCCTGAGGATATGCTGAAGTATTACAAAGGTCAGGATAACGTGGAAAAAGGATTCAGATTCTTGAAAAGTAACACCTTTAGCATATCGAAGGTTTACCTCAAGAACAAAAAGAGAATTGAAGCGCTGACTATGATAATGGTTCTCTGCTTGATGATTTATTCAATTGCAGAATGGAAATTAAGGACAAAATTAGAAGAAGAAAATGAAACGATTCCAGATCAAAAAGGGAAACAAACAAAAAGACCTACAATGAGATGGATATTTTTCAATTTTCAGGGAATTACAGAACTTATTTATCAGAACGAAGGACAAATGAAGTCAGAAATATTGAATATGGAGGAGATTCACTGGAAGATACTGGGTCTAATGGGAGAGAAATATGAAAATATCTATCTCTAA
- a CDS encoding glycosyltransferase family 4 protein, producing the protein MRVLHVMPYIPFTISGAPVRDYNIIKKLSEKKIESQIICNYYNDNKFDNSMYNITQLEKELNGKIYTREIPDLSALKKIKTVLLDGMYPPFYRYNSPINIKTIESVLKKSNFDIIHAQHTIEAAPVIQAASNSHFEGAKVITLHNVDHLNFIRQINHQKSLLMRFAHKRVVSGFKAYELNILNEFDHIFVVSEVDRDIYISYGISKDKINVVPNGVNCDFYKIEIIENDMKLVHPNLLFMGNLTYPPNEFGIKNYLEHVHPLIKKKFQSIKLYIMGKNCPNWLNDYSKTDNSVEIIGFVEDVRPYISNSDVCIAPLMSGSGTRLKILEYMAMSKPVVSTTIGAEGLEISDNKDILIADEWPKFASLIISLLEDEELSSRIGMNARKLVEARYDWKKLTETQINVYKKLIAYNSSPN; encoded by the coding sequence GTGAGAGTTCTACATGTAATGCCATATATCCCTTTTACTATAAGTGGTGCCCCTGTTAGAGATTACAATATTATAAAAAAACTTTCTGAGAAAAAAATCGAGTCACAGATAATTTGCAATTATTATAATGATAATAAATTTGATAATTCGATGTATAACATAACTCAACTTGAAAAAGAGTTAAATGGAAAAATATACACAAGAGAAATCCCGGATTTATCAGCATTAAAAAAAATAAAAACCGTTCTTTTAGATGGGATGTATCCCCCATTTTACAGATACAATTCACCAATTAATATAAAAACCATTGAATCTGTACTAAAAAAAAGCAATTTCGATATTATTCACGCCCAACACACCATAGAAGCAGCGCCTGTAATACAGGCTGCATCAAATTCCCACTTTGAAGGAGCTAAGGTCATAACTCTTCATAACGTTGACCATCTGAATTTTATAAGACAAATCAATCATCAAAAAAGCTTATTGATGAGATTTGCACATAAGCGAGTTGTTTCTGGATTCAAGGCATATGAGTTAAATATTCTTAACGAATTTGACCATATTTTTGTAGTTTCAGAAGTAGACAGAGATATATATATATCTTACGGAATTTCAAAAGATAAAATCAATGTAGTTCCGAATGGAGTAAATTGTGATTTTTATAAAATTGAAATAATTGAAAATGACATGAAATTAGTCCATCCAAATTTATTATTCATGGGGAATTTAACATATCCTCCAAACGAATTCGGGATTAAAAATTACTTGGAACATGTACATCCATTAATAAAAAAGAAATTCCAGAGTATAAAACTCTATATTATGGGTAAAAACTGCCCAAACTGGCTTAATGACTACTCAAAAACAGATAATTCAGTAGAGATTATTGGATTTGTAGAGGATGTGAGGCCATACATCTCAAACTCAGATGTTTGTATTGCACCGCTAATGAGCGGTTCAGGGACTCGTTTGAAGATACTCGAATATATGGCTATGAGTAAACCTGTGGTCTCAACTACAATTGGTGCTGAAGGTTTGGAAATTAGCGACAACAAAGATATTTTAATAGCGGATGAGTGGCCCAAATTTGCGAGTTTAATTATATCCTTGTTGGAAGATGAAGAACTTTCAAGTCGAATCGGTATGAATGCAAGAAAACTGGTTGAAGCCAGATACGACTGGAAAAAGTTGACAGAAACCCAGATAAATGTTTATAAAAAATTGATTGCTTACAATTCTTCACCTAATTGA
- a CDS encoding glycosyltransferase family 4 protein, with protein MTSKNLLIISNDFPNADNKYVREIFVKEQVTVLKEHFENIYVVSPVAFGMELLRHTRHENYEFDNVHVYFPKYLNCPLFFKYGRDLWIHFEEKTIKKLIEDKNLHFDLIHAHFTWRAGTVAIKLKEKYDVPVVITEHTSRTFTHAVEKKESQFIRAWNLCDAIIRVRKGDISLFQNVGVPLNKVYYVPNGYSQKYFHALDSQSCRKKLGLPPDKKVILNVGSLYGEVKGHRYLIEAMSKITSKRKDIMCFIVGGGKLEKKLKKQVRSAGLEDCIKLVGSRPHTEIPLWMNACDVFVLPSLLESFGIVQIEAMSCGKPVVATYNGGSEEVLISENYGYLVEPANSKELAAKILVALDKEWDNEQIKKYAKNFKWDTVVGEILKVYKKVGV; from the coding sequence ATGACATCAAAAAATTTACTCATAATATCCAATGATTTTCCAAATGCTGATAATAAGTATGTGAGAGAAATCTTCGTAAAAGAACAGGTTACGGTTCTCAAAGAACATTTTGAGAACATATATGTAGTATCTCCAGTTGCTTTTGGAATGGAACTTTTAAGACATACACGGCATGAGAATTATGAATTTGACAACGTTCACGTATATTTTCCAAAATACTTAAATTGCCCGCTATTTTTCAAATACGGGCGAGATCTGTGGATACATTTTGAAGAAAAAACCATTAAAAAATTAATTGAAGATAAAAATTTGCACTTTGATTTAATTCATGCTCATTTTACATGGAGAGCTGGAACGGTCGCTATAAAATTAAAGGAAAAATATGATGTCCCGGTAGTTATTACAGAACATACTTCTCGGACATTCACCCATGCCGTAGAAAAGAAAGAATCTCAATTTATTCGAGCATGGAACTTATGTGACGCAATAATTCGTGTTAGGAAAGGTGATATATCACTTTTCCAGAATGTTGGAGTCCCCCTGAATAAAGTGTATTATGTCCCAAATGGTTATAGCCAAAAATATTTTCATGCTCTAGATTCACAAAGTTGCCGAAAAAAACTTGGATTACCCCCAGATAAGAAAGTAATATTAAATGTTGGGAGCCTGTACGGGGAAGTAAAAGGACACAGGTACCTTATTGAAGCTATGAGCAAAATCACATCAAAGAGAAAAGATATAATGTGCTTCATAGTTGGAGGAGGAAAATTAGAGAAGAAGTTAAAAAAGCAGGTTAGATCTGCAGGGCTGGAGGATTGCATAAAGCTTGTAGGGAGCAGGCCACATACTGAAATTCCATTATGGATGAATGCCTGCGATGTTTTTGTCTTACCGAGCCTGCTTGAAAGCTTTGGGATAGTTCAGATAGAAGCAATGAGCTGTGGTAAACCTGTAGTTGCAACATACAATGGGGGAAGTGAAGAAGTTTTGATTTCTGAAAATTATGGTTATCTGGTTGAACCAGCGAACTCAAAGGAATTAGCAGCAAAAATACTGGTAGCTTTAGATAAAGAATGGGACAATGAACAGATAAAAAAATACGCTAAGAATTTCAAATGGGATACCGTTGTTGGAGAAATTCTGAAGGTATATAAAAAAGTGGGAGTTTGA
- a CDS encoding phenylacetate--CoA ligase family protein: MEENMFHKSLFIFAHQLGERGFYPTYKNLVATQWKPYSEQKKAQEKQLKHLLNFSYKNVPYYHKLFNKLKLDPGEIRTLEDLEKLPILNKAIIKENFEDFKPLNLNSMKYYINSTGGSTGNPLHFRLLKYDRFFNGASLYRGWGYAGYELGDKMVFLAGSSLDVGSSSFIVQKAHGITRNLRKLSSYDMSNEDMQQYIKTINSFKPQFIRGYASSLNFFSKYLDNNEIDIITPQAVFTAAEKLIPHMRKNIENVFRCDVFDGYGLNDGGLGAYECQEHNGLHIDTERSILEIVDDEGFQLENGSGRIIATSLHNYAMPFIRYDTGDMGHIVSDDCGCGRGSRLLKEVMGRQQEILQTPEGKFIYGGLFSRIFWEIDGVKEFQIIQKKLNLITIKMVLEENFDENQLDIIRKIIKSKSEQWEIEFLYVDEIERTKAGKYKFILSEL, encoded by the coding sequence ATGGAAGAAAACATGTTTCATAAATCTTTATTCATATTCGCCCATCAATTAGGAGAGCGGGGATTTTATCCAACATATAAAAATTTAGTAGCCACTCAGTGGAAACCTTACTCTGAACAGAAAAAAGCTCAGGAAAAACAACTGAAGCATCTGCTCAACTTTTCTTATAAAAATGTGCCCTACTACCATAAATTATTTAATAAACTCAAGCTGGATCCCGGCGAGATCAGGACACTCGAAGATCTTGAAAAGCTTCCCATCCTGAATAAAGCAATAATCAAAGAGAACTTTGAAGATTTCAAACCACTTAACCTGAACTCGATGAAATACTACATAAATTCAACAGGAGGGTCAACGGGCAACCCCCTTCATTTCAGACTTTTAAAATATGATAGATTTTTCAATGGTGCCTCTCTCTATCGCGGGTGGGGATATGCGGGATATGAATTAGGAGATAAGATGGTATTTTTGGCAGGTTCCTCCCTGGACGTTGGCTCCAGCTCCTTTATTGTCCAGAAAGCTCATGGAATCACAAGAAATCTTCGGAAACTGTCTTCTTATGACATGAGTAATGAAGATATGCAGCAATATATAAAAACAATTAACTCCTTCAAACCCCAATTCATAAGAGGCTATGCTTCTTCGTTAAATTTTTTCTCAAAATATCTTGATAATAATGAAATTGATATTATTACTCCTCAGGCAGTTTTCACCGCTGCAGAAAAATTAATTCCCCATATGCGGAAAAACATTGAAAACGTATTCAGATGTGATGTATTTGATGGATATGGATTGAATGATGGCGGTTTGGGGGCTTATGAGTGCCAAGAGCATAATGGCCTTCACATTGACACTGAGCGGAGCATCCTGGAAATTGTGGATGATGAGGGTTTTCAATTAGAAAACGGATCTGGAAGAATAATTGCAACAAGTCTTCATAACTATGCAATGCCCTTTATCAGATATGATACCGGCGATATGGGGCATATTGTAAGTGATGATTGTGGATGCGGCCGTGGTTCCAGATTATTAAAGGAAGTCATGGGAAGACAACAGGAAATTTTGCAAACCCCGGAAGGAAAATTTATTTACGGGGGTTTATTTTCACGCATTTTCTGGGAAATTGATGGAGTCAAAGAATTCCAGATAATACAAAAAAAGTTGAATTTAATAACCATAAAAATGGTTTTAGAAGAGAATTTTGATGAGAATCAACTGGATATTATTAGAAAGATAATTAAAAGTAAATCTGAGCAATGGGAAATAGAATTCCTCTATGTAGACGAAATCGAAAGGACCAAAGCTGGAAAATACAAATTTATATTGAGTGAGTTATAA
- a CDS encoding DUF354 domain-containing protein, which produces MRILFNIGHPAQVHLFKNLLWNLKEKGHICKITAVDKEVSLNLLDAYGFEYDVVGNAKFTSFTKATEMIKIEYILYRIAKSFKPDILVGGVGNVYLSHLGKLIGKTSIIFDDTEHSKVEHFLMDPFATVICTPSSYRTDLGEKQIRYSGNHELAYLHPDYFTPNPEVIKELGIKENDTFIILRFVSWGAIHDVGHAGLTLEDKRNAVREFEKYGRVLISSEKPLQKEFEKYRINVSPEKMHDLLYYATLLYGDSATMASECAVLGTHAIFCDYAGRGYTDEEEKRYGLVYNFYNEGSMGKDSLATALQLLNNPLLKKEGRQKREKLLVEKIDVTKFMTETVEKYGK; this is translated from the coding sequence ATGAGAATACTCTTCAATATAGGTCATCCTGCTCAGGTCCATTTGTTTAAGAATTTACTCTGGAATCTGAAAGAAAAAGGGCATATTTGTAAAATTACAGCTGTTGATAAGGAAGTTTCATTGAATTTGCTGGATGCTTATGGATTTGAATACGATGTAGTAGGGAATGCAAAATTCACATCCTTTACTAAAGCAACTGAAATGATAAAAATAGAATATATATTGTACAGGATTGCTAAATCATTTAAACCCGATATCCTGGTTGGCGGCGTTGGGAATGTATATCTTTCACATCTTGGGAAATTGATTGGAAAAACTTCTATTATATTTGATGACACCGAACATTCAAAAGTTGAACATTTTTTGATGGATCCTTTTGCAACTGTTATCTGTACGCCATCAAGTTACAGGACTGATCTGGGTGAGAAGCAAATACGGTATAGTGGAAATCATGAACTTGCCTATCTCCATCCTGATTATTTCACACCCAATCCAGAAGTTATAAAAGAACTTGGGATCAAAGAAAACGATACTTTTATTATTTTGCGATTTGTCTCCTGGGGCGCAATTCACGATGTTGGACATGCCGGTTTAACTTTAGAGGATAAAAGAAATGCCGTAAGAGAATTTGAAAAATATGGACGTGTCCTTATAAGTTCAGAAAAACCTCTTCAGAAAGAGTTTGAGAAATATCGGATAAATGTTTCACCGGAAAAGATGCACGATCTGTTATATTATGCAACATTACTGTACGGAGACAGTGCAACAATGGCTTCAGAATGTGCAGTTCTGGGCACACATGCAATATTCTGTGATTATGCAGGTAGAGGATATACAGACGAAGAAGAAAAGAGATATGGATTAGTATACAACTTTTATAATGAAGGCTCGATGGGCAAAGACTCTTTAGCAACGGCACTGCAACTATTGAATAATCCGCTTCTAAAAAAAGAAGGTAGACAAAAAAGAGAAAAATTACTCGTAGAAAAAATAGACGTGACGAAATTTATGACGGAGACTGTAGAAAAATACGGAAAATAG